The following coding sequences are from one Coffea arabica cultivar ET-39 chromosome 11e, Coffea Arabica ET-39 HiFi, whole genome shotgun sequence window:
- the LOC113719686 gene encoding LOB domain-containing protein 40-like, with protein sequence MRMSCNGCRVLRKGCGEDCTLRPCLQWIKTPESQANATVFLAKFYGRAGLVNLINAGPDHLRPEIFRSLLYEACGRIINPIYGSVGLLWSGNWQRCQAAVEAVLEGSPIMQVSTDDAAAGGHPITPLKDCDIRHLSKKSNGIHRVRTRNRFKRSGFKSQVDSVPEFMNETTKFSITGWNDDEENDGSEEELIKRAPSHDSFSVETVEPTLVNRAEQGRVVKSETIMVGEDDDLVLDLTLGVNPVVRTHLSAGGRRL encoded by the exons ATGAGGATGAGCTGCAATGGCTGCAGAGTCCTCCGCAAAGGCTGCGGTGAAGACTGCACACTCAGACCATGCCTTCAATGGATCAAAACCCCTGAATCCCAAGCCAATGCTACCGTCTTTCTTGCCAAGTTTTACGGCCGTGCCGGCCTCGTCAACCTCATCAATGCTGGCCCTGATCACCTCCGCCCAG AGATATTCAGGTCACTGCTTTATGAAGCATGTGGGAGAATCATCAACCCTATATATGGATCAGTGGGGTTGCTGTGGTCTGGAAATTGGCAACGCTGCCAAGCAGCTGTGGAGGCAGTCTTGGAGGGCTCTCCGATCATGCAAGTTTCTACCGATGATGCTGCAGCAGGGGGACACCCTATCACGCCCCTCAAGGACTGTGACATACGTCACCTCAGCAAGAAGTCAAATGGGATTCACCGGGTCAGGACCCGGAACCGGTTCAAGAGGTCGGGTTTCAAAAGCCAGGTTGACTCGGTGCCTGAGTTCATGAACGAGACAACTAAGTTTAGTATCACCGGCTGGAATGACGATGAGGAGAACGATGGTTCCGAGGAGGAGTTGATCAAGAGGGCGCCGAGTCATGACTCGTTCTCGGTCGAAACAGTGGAGCCCACTCTGGTGAACCGGGCTGAACAGGGTCGGGTTGTGAAGTCTGAGACCATCATGGttggtgaagatgatgacttGGTTTTGGACCTGACTTTAGGGGTGAATCCAGTGGTACGCACCCACCTGTCTGCTGGTGGAAGACGCCTCTGA
- the LOC113717932 gene encoding zinc finger protein CONSTANS-LIKE 16-like — MVSDRKLANAMGGKTARACDNCIKKRARWYCAADDAFLCQNCDASVHSANPLARRHERVRLKTSSLKPSKELSLEISVPSWHHGFTKKARTPRSGKHAKSKSDQEPARNPLHLVPEICSDEIETSHEENEEQLLYRVPIFDPFVAELRTSENSNEAATNMGNDGEAADAVGVDESKGTVYDCGNDINQFHGPLPSEMELAEFAADVESLLGKGLDDESFAIEGLGLSDCKEADLVDNSSLGSGRVKVEDEGEAEVAMGNNQIDGEIDMSRGDHEPFELSFDYDSPMTCEEEDNKAGVERAIALKDHLKSEDCKVEDAGINTNKKILLSLDYEGVISAWADQRSPWTTGERPELDSNDCWPDCLGTCGTIHNLYGEVGMFGHPAMMDGGREARVSRYREKRRTRLFSKKIRYEVRKLNAEKRPRMKGRFVKRATFSAAAAAFPLHTK; from the exons ATGGTTTCAGACAGAAAATTAGCCAACGCTATGGGTGGCAAAACTGCAAGAGCTTGTGacaattgtataaaaaaaaggGCTCGATGGTATTGCGCAGCTGATGATGCTTTCCTTTGCCAGAATTGTGATGCTTCAGTCCATTCAGCCAACCCTTTGGCTCGCAGACATGAAAGGGTTCGTCTCAAAACTTCATCTCTCAAACCCTCCAAAGAACTTTCTTTAGAAATTTCCGTGCCGTCTTGGCACCATGGTTTCACAAAAAAGGCACGTACACCAAGGTCAGGAAAGCATGCAAAATCAAAATCTGATCAAGAGCCAGCAAGAAACCCTCTTCATCTTGTCCCTGAAATTTGTTCTGATGAAATCGAAACATCCCATGAAGAAAACGAGGAGCAACTTCTTTATAGGGTTCCTATATTCGATCCATTTGTAGCTGAATTACGCACGAGTGAAAATTCTAATGAAGCTGCAACAAATATGGGAAACGATGGGGAGGCTGCTGATGCTGTAGGTGTTGATGAATCTAAGGGTACAGTTTATGACTGTGGAAATGATATCAATCAGTTCCATGGACCTCTTCCATCTGAAATGGAGCTTGCTGAGTTCGCGGCGGATGTTGAGAGCTTATTAGGCAAAGGGCTCGATGACGAATCATTTGCTATTGAAGGGTTGGGACTTTCTGATTGTAAAGAGGCAGATTTAGTGGATAATAGCTCTCTGGGGAGTGGAAGAGTGAAGGTTGAAGATGAAGGAGAAGCGGAGGTTGCCATGGGAAATAATCAGATTGATGGAGAGATTGATATGAGTAGAGGAGATCATGAACCCTTTGAGCTGAGCTTTGATTATGATTCTCCCATGACCTGTGAAGAAGAGGACAACAAAGCAGGAGTAGAAAGGGCAATAGCACTCAAGGATCATTTGAAGAGTGAAGATTGCAAAGTAGAGGATGCAGGTATCAACACAAATAAGAAGATTTTGTTGAGTCTTGATTATGAAGGAGTCATTTCTGCCTGGGCTGATCAAAGGTCCCCCTGGACAACTGGTGAACGGCCTGAGTTGGACTCCAATGACTGCTGGCCTGACTGCCTG GGCACTTGTGGAACAATTCATAATCTATATGGGGAAGTGGGAATGTTTGGACATCCCGCAATGATGGATGGAGGAAGAGAAGCAAGAGTCTCTAGGTACAGAGAAAAAAGGCGAACAAGGttgttttccaagaaaatcaggTACGAGGTACGAAAATTGAATGCTGAAAAGAGGCCCAGAATGAAAGGGAGGTTCGTTAAGAGGGCAACCTTCTCAGCAGCTGCAGCAGCATTTCCTCTGCACACCAAATAA